In Pseudomonas coleopterorum, the genomic window TACGATGACTTTGGTCATCATTGCTGCTGACTGCGTGGCGTCGTTGCGCCCCGTGGCGGTACGATAACAATACCAACGATGCAAACAGGAGGTTTCATGACACAGCCATCGACCCGCGACGTTCCCGTCTTGATCATCGGGGCACTGCTGCCCAGCCTGCAGGAGGCGGTGGAAACCCACTTCGATGCGACCCGTTTCTGGGAACTGCCGGATCAGAACGCCTGGCTTGCCCAGCACGGCGACCGAATCAGGGCCATCGTCACTTCGGGTGCCTTGGGCGCCAGCAGCGAAGTGATCGGCAAGCTGCCCAACCTCGAAGCCATTTTCAGCTTCGGTGTCGGCTACGATTCGATCGCCGTGGATGCCGCCCGCGACCGCGGCATCGTCGTGACCAACACGCCGGCCGTGCTGGATGACTGCGTGGCCGATACTGCCATGGCGTTGACCCTGGATGTCATGCGTCGTTACAGCGAAGCCGATCGTTTCGTGCGGGCAGGCAAATGGACCCAAGGCAAGTTTCCGCTGGCCAGCAAGATCGGCGGCAAGAAGATCGGCATCGTCGGCCTGGGCAACATCGGCGAGTCCATCGCCAAACGCGCAGCCGCCTTCGACATGGAAGTGCTTTACCACAACCGCAAGCCCAAGGCCGGCGTCAGTTACCACTACTACGCCGATCTGGACGCGATGATCAGCGATTGCGACGTGTTGGTTCTGGCGGTACCTGGCGGCAAATCGACGGAGGGACTGATCGATGCCAAACGTATCGGCTTGTTGGGCAGCAAGGGGTTTCTGGTCAATATCGCCCGAGGCAGCGTTGTCGATCAGTCGGCCTTGATCCAGGCGTTGCAGGAGAAACGTATCGCCGGTGCGGGTCTGGATGTCTACGAGGACGAGCCCAACGTGCCGCAGGCGCTCATCGACTTGCCCAACGTCGTACTGCTGCCACACCTGGCCAGCGGTACCCACGAGACGCGCCAGGCCATGGGTGATCTGGTGTGGAGCAACATCCAGGGTTATTTCCACGACGAGCGCAAGGTACTGACGCCCGTGGGTTGACCTCGGCGAACCCTGCGGCAGGCATGCAATGTGACCTGCCGTGATTCTTCCCTGCATGCGTCGAGCGCCTGATCGCGCTGCTCGACGCGAGCCGGGTCGCAGATCAGGCAGCGCCCGCCGTTTCACTGGGCTTGCTCGCCGCACGGCGCAGCGCGATGGGCGCACTGGGCAGGTGGATGTCCGGATTTGCCACGCCACTGGGCGACAACTCATGGGTCATCTCGAATTCCGCCCGCACCGACCAACCACAGATTTCGTTCGTGCATTGCAGGTAAGCCACGCGCAGGAACACATGCGTACCTTCGCTGGTGCGGATGCGCATCCT contains:
- a CDS encoding 2-hydroxyacid dehydrogenase — protein: MTQPSTRDVPVLIIGALLPSLQEAVETHFDATRFWELPDQNAWLAQHGDRIRAIVTSGALGASSEVIGKLPNLEAIFSFGVGYDSIAVDAARDRGIVVTNTPAVLDDCVADTAMALTLDVMRRYSEADRFVRAGKWTQGKFPLASKIGGKKIGIVGLGNIGESIAKRAAAFDMEVLYHNRKPKAGVSYHYYADLDAMISDCDVLVLAVPGGKSTEGLIDAKRIGLLGSKGFLVNIARGSVVDQSALIQALQEKRIAGAGLDVYEDEPNVPQALIDLPNVVLLPHLASGTHETRQAMGDLVWSNIQGYFHDERKVLTPVG
- a CDS encoding ogr/Delta-like zinc finger family protein, coding for MSTYKMVCPHCKNRMRIRTSEGTHVFLRVAYLQCTNEICGWSVRAEFEMTHELSPSGVANPDIHLPSAPIALRRAASKPSETAGAA